In a genomic window of Glycine max cultivar Williams 82 chromosome 13, Glycine_max_v4.0, whole genome shotgun sequence:
- the LOC102667967 gene encoding uncharacterized protein codes for MGCCFSTPNSKPPQNGDKHQQPHLGSHEQNCRIRIRQSVEEESVKEVLSETPISKPQQVPTLMPQTKTQLPVIQPQKVPIRKALDLEEVSLVLETCSNGESFSTTTTATTVTENREDEATSKRSNGTRNRKRSYAVDGRDRRPKSPARKPEIPARSRPLRGRESDHVRRHSGEGTVRQSRSPSRGGRSQLRPPGGISRRVPPAKAKGVVEENDTVSVKESLENPHVSLECFIFL; via the coding sequence ATGGGTTGCTGCTTCAGCACCCCTAACTCTAAGCCACCTCAAAATGGCGACAAACACCAACAACCTCACCTTGGATCCCACGAACAAAACTGCAGAATCAGAATCCGACAATCCGTTGAAGAGGAATCTGTGAAAGAGGTTCTCTCGGAGACACCCATCTCCAAACCTCAACAAGTTCCAACTTTGATGCCACAAACGAAGACCCAATTGCCCGTTATTCAACCCCAAAAGGTGCCCATCCGAAAAGCGTTGGATTTAGAAGAAGTTTCTCTCGTGTTGGAAACATGCAGCAACGGCGAGAGcttctccaccaccaccaccgccaccaccGTCACGGAAAACCGAGAAGACGAAGCCACGAGCAAGAGAAGCAACGGAACTCGCAATCGGAAGCGTTCTTACGCCGTCGACGGCAGAGACCGGAGGCCCAAATCTCCGGCGAGAAAGCCGGAAATTCCGGCAAGGTCACGGCCACTTCGCGGGAGGGAGTCCGACCATGTCCGCCGTCATTCTGGCGAGGGGACTGTCCGGCAGTCGAGGTCTCCGTCGCGTGGCGGTCGGAGTCAGCTCAGGCCGCCGGGAGGGATTAGCCGGCGAGTTCCTCCGGCTAAGGCTAAGGGTGTTGTGGAGGAAAACGACACCGTTTCAGTGAAGGAGTCACTAGAAAACCCACACGTGTCATTAGAGTGCTTTATTTTTCTGTAG